One genomic segment of Pseudomonas chlororaphis subsp. aurantiaca includes these proteins:
- a CDS encoding CopD family protein yields the protein MTAFALAYTLHVLAALVWVGGMFFAWMVLRPAAVAALEGPARLKLWAEVFPRFFVWVWVAVVLLPISGVGLIHLRFSGFETAPRYVQVMMGLYVVMTALFIRIQSLQLPALRQAVAAEDWPTGATTLGNIRKLVGINLIIGLLLVAVAAARPMF from the coding sequence ATGACAGCCTTTGCCCTTGCCTACACCCTGCATGTCCTGGCCGCCCTGGTCTGGGTCGGCGGCATGTTTTTTGCCTGGATGGTGCTGCGTCCGGCGGCGGTGGCCGCCCTTGAGGGGCCGGCGCGGTTGAAGCTGTGGGCAGAAGTGTTCCCACGGTTTTTCGTCTGGGTCTGGGTCGCGGTGGTGCTGTTGCCGATCAGCGGCGTCGGCCTGATCCATCTGCGGTTCAGCGGCTTCGAGACCGCGCCGCGCTATGTGCAGGTGATGATGGGCCTGTATGTGGTGATGACCGCGCTGTTTATCCGGATCCAGTCGTTGCAGCTGCCAGCGCTGCGTCAGGCGGTGGCGGCCGAGGACTGGCCGACAGGGGCCACGACCCTGGGCAATATTCGGAAATTGGTGGGGATCAATCTGATCATTGGCCTGTTGCTGGTGGCCGTGGCGGCGGCCCGGCCGATGTTCTAA
- the dinG gene encoding ATP-dependent DNA helicase DinG produces MISNELKTTIQGAYSRFLEAKSLKPRYGQRLMIAEVAKVLGDVDTDDEGRRSGDPAVVAVEAGTGTGKTVAYSLAAIPTAKAAGKRLVIATATVALQEQIVYKDLPDLMRNSGLNFTFSLAKGRGRYMCLSKLDMLLQEGHAQTATAQLFEEEGFKIEVDEASQKLFTSMIEKLAGNKWDGDRDSWPTALEDSDWARLTTDHSQCTNRHCPNFGQCAFYKAREGMGKVDVIVTNHDMVLADLALGGGAVLPDPRDTLYVFDEGHHLPDKAIGHFAHYTRLRSTADWLEQTAKNLTKLLAQHPLPGDLGKLIEQVPELAREIKTQQQFMFTACEQLADFKTGEDMEGRERPRHRFVGGLIPDHMREMGIELKKGFSRLTDLFTRLTDLLKEGMDGEVNIGIASNQAEEWYPLFGSLLSRASGNWELWTAFTTEDPEDNPPMARWLTLAESGSLFDIEVNASPILAAEMLRRNLWNVAYGALVTSATLTALGTFDRFRMRAGLPKKAVTAVVPSPFHHADAGVLRVPDLRADPRDAPAHTAAIIRDLPELVEGSRGTLVLFSSRKQMQDVFDGLDRDWRKQVFIQGNLSKQETLNKHKARVDGGDSSVLFGLASFAEGVDLPGAYCEHVVIAKIPFSVPDDPVEAALAEWIEARGGNPFMEISVPDASLKLVQACGRLLRTEQDRGTITLLDRRLVTQRYGKAILNALPPFRREIS; encoded by the coding sequence ATGATCAGCAACGAACTCAAAACCACGATCCAGGGCGCCTACTCGCGTTTTCTCGAAGCCAAGAGCCTGAAACCGCGTTACGGCCAGCGCCTGATGATCGCCGAAGTGGCCAAGGTCCTGGGCGATGTCGATACCGACGACGAAGGCCGGCGCTCTGGCGACCCGGCCGTGGTGGCCGTGGAAGCCGGCACCGGTACCGGCAAGACCGTGGCCTACAGCCTGGCCGCGATCCCGACTGCCAAGGCCGCCGGCAAGCGTCTGGTAATCGCCACCGCCACCGTCGCCCTGCAGGAGCAGATCGTCTACAAGGACCTGCCCGACCTGATGCGCAACAGCGGGCTTAACTTCACCTTCTCCCTGGCCAAGGGCCGTGGCCGCTACATGTGCCTGTCCAAGCTCGACATGCTGCTGCAGGAAGGCCACGCGCAAACCGCCACCGCCCAGCTGTTCGAAGAAGAAGGCTTCAAGATCGAGGTCGACGAGGCCAGCCAGAAGCTGTTCACCAGCATGATCGAGAAGCTCGCCGGCAATAAATGGGACGGCGACCGCGACAGCTGGCCCACGGCCCTGGAAGACTCTGACTGGGCGCGCCTGACCACCGATCACAGCCAGTGCACCAACCGTCATTGCCCGAACTTCGGCCAATGCGCCTTCTACAAGGCCCGCGAAGGCATGGGCAAGGTCGACGTGATCGTCACCAACCACGACATGGTCCTAGCCGACCTGGCCCTGGGCGGTGGCGCGGTGTTGCCGGACCCGCGCGACACCCTCTATGTGTTCGACGAAGGCCACCACCTGCCGGACAAGGCCATCGGCCACTTCGCCCACTACACCCGCCTGCGTTCCACCGCCGACTGGCTGGAGCAGACCGCCAAGAACCTCACCAAGCTGCTGGCCCAGCACCCGCTGCCGGGCGACCTGGGCAAGCTGATCGAACAGGTGCCGGAGCTGGCGCGGGAGATCAAGACCCAGCAGCAGTTCATGTTCACCGCCTGCGAGCAACTGGCCGACTTCAAGACCGGCGAAGACATGGAAGGCCGTGAGCGGCCGCGCCATCGTTTCGTCGGCGGGCTGATCCCCGACCATATGCGGGAAATGGGCATCGAGCTGAAGAAAGGCTTCTCGCGCCTGACCGACCTGTTCACCCGCCTGACCGACCTGCTCAAGGAAGGCATGGACGGCGAGGTCAACATCGGCATCGCCAGCAACCAGGCCGAGGAGTGGTACCCGCTGTTCGGCAGCCTGTTGTCCCGTGCCTCGGGCAACTGGGAGCTGTGGACCGCCTTCACCACCGAAGACCCGGAAGACAACCCGCCGATGGCGCGCTGGCTGACCCTGGCGGAAAGCGGCTCGCTGTTCGACATCGAGGTCAACGCCAGCCCGATCCTCGCCGCGGAAATGCTCCGTCGGAACCTGTGGAACGTGGCCTATGGCGCGCTCGTGACCTCCGCCACCCTGACCGCCCTGGGTACTTTCGATCGCTTCCGCATGCGTGCCGGGCTGCCGAAAAAGGCCGTGACCGCGGTGGTGCCCAGCCCCTTCCATCACGCCGATGCCGGGGTGCTGCGGGTTCCCGACCTGCGTGCCGACCCACGGGATGCGCCGGCCCACACCGCGGCGATCATCCGCGACCTGCCGGAACTGGTGGAAGGCTCGCGGGGCACCCTGGTGCTGTTCTCGTCGCGCAAGCAGATGCAGGACGTGTTCGACGGCCTCGACCGCGACTGGCGCAAGCAGGTGTTCATTCAAGGCAACCTGTCGAAGCAGGAAACCCTGAACAAGCACAAGGCGCGGGTCGATGGCGGAGATTCCAGCGTGCTGTTCGGCCTGGCCAGCTTCGCCGAGGGCGTGGACCTGCCCGGTGCCTACTGCGAGCACGTGGTGATCGCCAAGATCCCGTTCTCGGTGCCGGACGATCCGGTGGAGGCCGCGCTGGCCGAGTGGATCGAAGCCCGGGGCGGCAACCCGTTCATGGAAATCTCGGTGCCGGACGCCTCGCTCAAGCTGGTCCAGGCCTGCGGCCGCCTGCTGCGTACCGAACAGGACCGCGGCACCATCACCCTGCTGGACCGGCGCCTGGTCACCCAGCGTTATGGCAAGGCTATTCTCAATGCGTTGCCGCCGTTCCGCCGGGAAATTTCCTGA
- a CDS encoding beta-galactosidase, which yields MIRRSLPAVLALLFATPLLAAPAGQQTLFNFVRPADVVQVATVDASLPQANAEQTAEGEVLRRVTFNPAIQPSLRLTPQTGAWDWSQSGAMSLRIQSAMNWALTLYVKIQSNDGKTLVSRIDLPAGPAQTLLVPLVASSPLSQGMKAGPPMPMTFEGQRVLLASSEGELDRSQVVSVTLSMDQPKAAQSILLERFGVQDGEAVIKAAYGGLVDAYGQSTRAKWPEKVASDEQLKAAAAKEQQQLKTWLAERERSSLDTFGGWSNGPAFKASGFFRTEKRDGRWYLVTPQGHPFYSLGVNAVTADDSQTYIAGREWMFSTLPNVGEPLAGYYGEGDNRSGNGADRGRAYNAGRWYDFYGANLQRIYGVPCTPGSETKAGVADAAKADAQQAQAGQGTEPPAAAPCPVAALDQKRWASHALDRLQAWGFNTIGNWSAPALGLNDRVPYTLPLSIVGDYASISTGTDWWGGMPDPFDPRFAMATERAVAIATRDHRDDPWLIGYFADNELAWAGPGDDPKARYALAYGTLRMTTDVPAKRAFLKQLRDKYRNQEGLSKAWGINLTAWELMEDPGFEPPLPSPEHPEIEADFKYFQKVFADTYFKTISDSLKWHAPNHLLLGGRFAISTPEAVASCAQYCDVLSFNMYTLKPQDGYDFARLNTLDKPILITEFNFGSRDRGPFWGGVTELVREEDRGPAYAQFLKQALSEPSIVGVHWFQYLDQPVTGRLLDGENGHFGLVGITDVPFQGFVDSVRKSNLQALDQLGKEAEKVKAEADKAAGHAADGGKPGHEGKGAEQGGGHAGGHSANGH from the coding sequence ATGATTCGCCGTTCGTTACCCGCAGTCCTTGCTCTGCTGTTCGCCACGCCGCTGCTCGCCGCGCCCGCGGGGCAACAGACGCTGTTCAACTTTGTCCGGCCTGCCGATGTGGTGCAGGTGGCGACAGTGGATGCCAGCCTGCCGCAAGCCAACGCGGAGCAGACAGCCGAGGGCGAAGTGCTGCGCCGGGTGACGTTCAATCCGGCGATTCAGCCAAGCCTGCGCCTGACCCCGCAGACAGGCGCCTGGGACTGGTCGCAGTCCGGGGCCATGAGCCTGCGGATCCAGAGCGCGATGAACTGGGCCCTGACCCTGTACGTGAAGATCCAGAGCAATGACGGCAAGACGCTGGTCAGCCGCATCGACCTGCCGGCCGGCCCGGCGCAGACCCTGCTGGTGCCGCTGGTTGCCAGCTCGCCGCTGAGCCAGGGCATGAAGGCCGGCCCGCCGATGCCGATGACCTTCGAAGGCCAGCGCGTCTTGCTGGCCAGCAGCGAAGGCGAGCTGGACCGCAGCCAGGTGGTGTCGGTGACCTTGTCGATGGATCAGCCGAAAGCTGCCCAGAGCATCCTGCTCGAACGTTTTGGCGTGCAGGACGGCGAGGCGGTGATCAAGGCTGCCTACGGTGGTCTGGTGGATGCCTATGGCCAGTCGACCCGGGCCAAATGGCCGGAAAAGGTCGCCAGCGACGAGCAGCTCAAGGCTGCCGCGGCCAAGGAACAGCAGCAGCTGAAAACCTGGCTGGCCGAACGCGAGCGCTCCTCCCTGGACACCTTCGGCGGCTGGAGCAACGGGCCGGCCTTCAAGGCCAGTGGTTTCTTCCGTACCGAGAAACGCGATGGCCGCTGGTATCTGGTGACGCCCCAGGGGCACCCGTTCTATTCCCTGGGGGTCAATGCGGTCACGGCGGACGACAGCCAGACTTATATCGCTGGCCGTGAATGGATGTTCTCGACACTGCCTAACGTCGGCGAACCGCTGGCCGGTTATTACGGCGAAGGCGACAACCGCAGCGGCAATGGCGCCGACCGGGGCCGCGCCTATAACGCCGGCCGCTGGTACGACTTCTATGGCGCCAACCTGCAACGCATCTACGGGGTGCCTTGCACCCCGGGCAGCGAAACCAAGGCCGGTGTGGCGGACGCCGCCAAGGCCGACGCCCAGCAAGCCCAGGCCGGGCAGGGCACCGAACCGCCAGCCGCGGCACCTTGCCCTGTCGCGGCCCTGGATCAGAAACGCTGGGCCAGTCACGCCCTGGATCGCCTGCAAGCCTGGGGCTTCAACACCATCGGCAACTGGAGCGCGCCGGCACTGGGCCTGAACGACCGCGTGCCCTACACCTTGCCGCTGTCGATCGTCGGCGACTATGCAAGCATCAGCACCGGCACCGACTGGTGGGGCGGCATGCCCGACCCGTTCGATCCGCGTTTCGCCATGGCCACCGAGCGCGCCGTGGCCATTGCCACCCGCGATCACCGCGACGATCCATGGCTGATCGGTTACTTCGCCGACAACGAACTGGCCTGGGCCGGCCCCGGCGATGACCCCAAGGCGCGTTATGCCCTGGCCTATGGCACATTGCGCATGACCACCGACGTGCCGGCCAAGCGTGCGTTCCTCAAGCAACTGCGCGACAAGTACCGCAACCAGGAGGGCCTGTCGAAGGCCTGGGGTATCAACCTGACCGCCTGGGAGCTGATGGAAGACCCGGGGTTCGAGCCGCCTTTGCCTAGCCCGGAGCATCCGGAGATCGAAGCCGACTTCAAATACTTCCAGAAGGTCTTTGCCGACACGTACTTCAAGACCATTTCCGATTCGCTGAAATGGCACGCGCCGAACCACCTGCTGCTGGGCGGACGCTTTGCCATCAGCACTCCCGAGGCCGTGGCGTCCTGTGCCCAGTACTGCGATGTGTTGAGCTTCAACATGTACACCCTCAAGCCGCAGGACGGTTACGACTTTGCCCGGCTGAACACGCTGGACAAGCCGATCCTGATCACCGAGTTCAACTTCGGTTCCAGGGATCGCGGCCCGTTCTGGGGCGGCGTGACCGAGCTGGTGCGGGAGGAGGATCGCGGTCCGGCCTATGCCCAGTTCCTCAAGCAGGCGTTGAGTGAGCCGTCGATTGTCGGCGTGCACTGGTTCCAGTACCTCGATCAGCCGGTCACCGGTCGTCTGCTGGACGGCGAGAACGGCCATTTCGGCCTGGTGGGCATCACCGATGTGCCATTCCAGGGGTTTGTCGACAGCGTGCGCAAGAGCAACCTGCAGGCCCTCGACCAGTTGGGCAAGGAAGCCGAAAAGGTCAAGGCAGAGGCCGACAAGGCCGCGGGTCATGCCGCCGACGGTGGCAAGCCGGGCCATGAAGGCAAGGGCGCAGAGCAGGGCGGCGGCCATGCGGGTGGTCATTCGGCGAATGGCCATTGA
- a CDS encoding serine hydrolase domain-containing protein: MQIQGHYELKFEAVREAFAALFEDPQERGAALCIQIGGETVIDLWAGTADKDGSEAWHCDTIANLFSCTKTFTAVTALQLVAEGKLQLDAPVARYWPEFAAAGKEAITLRQLLCHQAGLPALRELLAPEALYDWQTMVDALAAEAPWWTPGEGHGYAAITYGWLVGELLRRADGRGPSESIVARVARPLGLDFYVGLPDEEFYRVAHIARGKGNVGDAAAQRLLQVTMREPTAMTTRAFTNPPSIMTSTNKPEWRRMQQPAANGHGNARSLAGFYSGLLDGSLLEADMLEELTREHSVGMDKTLLTQTRFGLGCMLDQPQVANATFGLGPRAFGHPGAGGSIGFADPEYDVAFGFVTNTLGPYVLMDPRAQKLVRVLSDCL; this comes from the coding sequence GTGCAGATTCAGGGTCATTACGAGCTTAAGTTCGAAGCGGTGCGCGAAGCCTTCGCGGCCCTCTTCGAGGATCCCCAGGAGCGCGGCGCGGCGTTGTGCATTCAGATCGGCGGGGAAACCGTGATCGACCTCTGGGCCGGCACCGCCGACAAGGACGGCAGCGAGGCCTGGCACTGCGATACCATCGCCAACCTGTTTTCCTGCACCAAGACCTTCACCGCGGTCACCGCCCTGCAACTGGTGGCCGAAGGCAAGTTGCAGCTGGACGCACCGGTTGCCCGGTACTGGCCTGAATTCGCCGCGGCCGGCAAGGAAGCGATTACCCTGCGTCAGTTGCTCTGCCATCAGGCCGGACTGCCGGCCTTGCGTGAGTTGCTGGCGCCGGAAGCGCTCTACGACTGGCAAACCATGGTCGATGCCCTCGCGGCGGAAGCGCCTTGGTGGACGCCGGGCGAAGGCCATGGTTATGCGGCCATCACCTACGGCTGGCTGGTGGGCGAGCTGTTGCGTCGGGCTGACGGGCGCGGTCCCAGCGAGTCCATCGTGGCGCGGGTCGCCAGGCCGCTGGGGCTGGACTTCTACGTTGGCCTGCCCGACGAGGAGTTTTACCGCGTGGCGCATATCGCCCGGGGCAAGGGCAATGTCGGCGACGCGGCCGCGCAGCGCCTGTTGCAAGTGACCATGCGCGAACCCACGGCCATGACCACCCGGGCGTTCACCAACCCGCCGTCGATCATGACCAGTACCAACAAGCCGGAATGGCGGCGCATGCAACAGCCAGCGGCCAATGGCCATGGCAATGCCCGCAGTCTGGCCGGGTTCTACAGCGGCCTGCTCGATGGCAGCCTGCTGGAAGCGGACATGCTCGAAGAGTTGACCCGCGAACACAGCGTCGGCATGGACAAGACCCTGTTGACCCAGACCCGTTTCGGCCTGGGCTGCATGCTTGACCAGCCGCAGGTGGCCAACGCGACCTTCGGTCTCGGCCCTCGGGCGTTTGGTCATCCGGGAGCGGGTGGCTCCATCGGTTTTGCCGATCCTGAGTACGATGTGGCCTTCGGTTTTGTCACCAATACCCTGGGGCCATACGTGCTGATGGATCCAAGAGCGCAGAAGCTGGTGAGGGTTCTGTCGGATTGTCTGTAA
- a CDS encoding OmpA family protein: protein MSSNKSLALALCLTVTGCAQTPQNDAEGGHWWSFGSDKTASKEAVQPVAKAAANEVSAAKSAATSTAKSATAPAAAKVETATASAAAPAAKAETTNWWWPFPSKDASKDAVKEPVADAKAKADAATAAPKVAKTETGNWWWPFNQQPKSPTKEDVKDIPMPDPKVTQAWLDDYEPRLREAIKDSRLQLERRENTLVVIAPVDGSFNPDRPAMLLPVTLSPFTRVAKAVGTDAKTSVLVLGHADTTGAAAANQKLSRDRAQSVAAIFSLTGLKRDRLMLRGMGSVMPRAANDSTEGRALNRRVEIIVTQRSTMLALLSKYNQPTPSEAELVAVQDVKSVVPAASSKKAVAAKKAAPAKKAPAKKPVAKKTVAKKTTTAKAPAKAATEQAKN from the coding sequence ATGTCGTCGAACAAGTCTTTAGCCTTGGCTCTTTGCCTCACTGTCACCGGTTGTGCACAAACTCCACAAAATGACGCAGAAGGAGGGCACTGGTGGTCTTTCGGTTCCGATAAGACCGCCAGCAAGGAAGCGGTGCAACCGGTAGCAAAAGCAGCTGCCAACGAAGTTTCCGCGGCCAAGTCCGCCGCCACATCCACCGCCAAGTCCGCGACCGCTCCTGCCGCGGCCAAGGTCGAAACCGCAACCGCTTCCGCCGCTGCTCCGGCCGCCAAGGCCGAGACCACCAACTGGTGGTGGCCGTTCCCTTCCAAGGACGCGAGCAAAGACGCAGTCAAAGAGCCGGTAGCCGACGCCAAGGCCAAGGCGGACGCCGCGACCGCGGCTCCGAAGGTCGCCAAGACCGAGACCGGCAACTGGTGGTGGCCTTTCAATCAGCAGCCCAAGTCTCCAACCAAGGAAGACGTGAAAGACATCCCGATGCCGGATCCAAAAGTCACCCAGGCCTGGCTGGACGACTACGAGCCGCGCCTGCGTGAAGCCATCAAGGACAGCCGCCTGCAACTGGAACGTCGCGAGAACACCCTGGTGGTGATCGCTCCGGTCGACGGTTCGTTCAACCCGGATCGCCCGGCCATGTTGCTGCCAGTCACCCTGAGCCCGTTCACCCGCGTGGCCAAGGCCGTGGGGACCGACGCCAAGACTTCCGTGCTGGTACTGGGCCATGCCGACACCACTGGTGCCGCGGCGGCCAACCAGAAGCTGAGCCGTGATCGTGCGCAGTCTGTCGCCGCGATTTTCAGCCTCACTGGCCTCAAGCGCGATCGCCTGATGCTGCGTGGCATGGGTTCGGTCATGCCTCGTGCTGCCAACGACAGCACCGAAGGTCGTGCGCTGAACCGTCGCGTGGAAATCATCGTCACCCAGCGCAGCACCATGCTGGCCCTGCTGAGCAAGTACAACCAGCCGACCCCGTCCGAGGCTGAACTGGTTGCCGTACAGGATGTGAAGTCGGTCGTTCCTGCTGCTTCCTCGAAGAAAGCCGTCGCCGCGAAGAAAGCCGCTCCGGCGAAAAAAGCCCCAGCCAAGAAGCCTGTGGCGAAGAAAACCGTCGCCAAGAAAACCACCACTGCCAAGGCTCCGGCCAAGGCAGCGACCGAACAGGCGAAGAACTGA
- the pdxH gene encoding pyridoxamine 5'-phosphate oxidase: protein MTQGLADMRRDYTRDGLTEAQAPVEPFTLFHQWFAQAVKTEQPPVEANAMTLATVDEEGRPHCRILLLKGLDAQGFTFFTNYDSAKGQQLAARPFAAMTFFWPALERQVRIEGRVVKVTAEESDAYFQVRPLGSRLGAWASPQSQVIADRQELEALLKNTEERFSDTQPHCPEHWGGYRLLPERIEFWQGRASRLHDRLNYRLQGADWVRERLAP from the coding sequence ATGACCCAGGGACTGGCGGACATGCGCCGCGACTACACCCGTGACGGACTGACCGAAGCCCAGGCTCCGGTCGAGCCCTTCACGCTGTTTCACCAGTGGTTCGCGCAGGCAGTGAAAACCGAGCAGCCGCCGGTCGAGGCCAATGCCATGACCCTGGCGACCGTTGACGAGGAGGGGCGCCCCCATTGCCGCATCCTGCTGCTCAAGGGGCTGGATGCGCAGGGGTTCACCTTTTTCACCAACTACGACAGCGCCAAGGGACAGCAACTGGCCGCACGGCCTTTTGCCGCCATGACCTTCTTCTGGCCGGCCCTGGAGCGCCAAGTGCGTATCGAGGGGCGGGTGGTCAAGGTCACCGCCGAGGAGTCCGATGCCTACTTCCAGGTCCGCCCGCTGGGCAGCCGCCTGGGTGCCTGGGCATCGCCGCAGAGCCAGGTGATCGCCGATCGCCAGGAACTGGAAGCCTTGCTCAAGAACACCGAGGAGCGCTTCAGCGATACCCAGCCCCATTGCCCCGAGCACTGGGGAGGTTATCGCCTGTTACCGGAGCGCATCGAGTTCTGGCAAGGGCGCGCCAGCCGTTTGCACGATCGCCTGAACTACCGTCTGCAAGGTGCCGACTGGGTGCGTGAGCGCCTGGCCCCCTGA
- a CDS encoding glycine zipper 2TM domain-containing protein, which produces MRKSVLLVASFSTMAMLLTGCQSNLSGDSYSRDEARRVQTVRMGTIESLRPVKIEGTKTPIGGLAGAAVGGVGGSAIGGGKGSIVAAVIGAVAGGLIGSATEEGLTRTQGVEITVREDDGSMRAYVQQVQENEVFRVGERVRIMSVNGTSRVAH; this is translated from the coding sequence ATGCGTAAGTCTGTTTTGCTGGTTGCTTCCTTTTCCACGATGGCCATGTTGCTCACCGGTTGCCAATCCAACCTGTCCGGTGACTCTTACTCCCGTGACGAGGCGCGTCGCGTACAGACCGTTCGCATGGGCACCATCGAATCCCTGCGTCCGGTGAAAATCGAAGGCACCAAGACCCCGATCGGCGGCCTCGCCGGTGCAGCGGTCGGCGGCGTTGGCGGCAGCGCCATCGGCGGCGGCAAAGGCAGCATCGTGGCGGCGGTCATCGGTGCGGTGGCTGGCGGCCTGATCGGTTCCGCCACCGAGGAAGGCCTGACCCGTACCCAGGGCGTGGAAATCACCGTGCGTGAAGACGACGGCAGCATGCGTGCCTATGTGCAACAGGTTCAGGAAAACGAAGTGTTCCGTGTTGGCGAGCGCGTGCGCATCATGAGCGTCAACGGCACCAGCCGTGTCGCCCACTAA
- the nhaA gene encoding Na+/H+ antiporter NhaA, whose product MPLRSTFTRFFQLEAASGLLLIAAAVLALIINNSPLSWLYNSLLDTPVVAQVGALKIAKPLLLWINDGLMAMFFLLIGLEVKREVLDGHLSKPSQIVLPGAAAIGGMVVPALIYWFLNKDNPPALSGWAIPMATDIAFALGVLALLGKRVPVSLKLFLMTLAIIDDLGAIIVIAIFYSGALSTLSLMLAAACLVALVAMNRLGVVKLGPYMIIGLILWVCVLKSGVHATLAGVTLAFCIPLRTRNAEPSPLLSLEHALHPWVAYGILPLFAFANAGLSLQGITVESFTHYVPMGIAIGLLLGKTVGVFGLTWLAVKMGLAALPGGANWGQVLGVAILCGIGFTMSLFVGSLAFVPGSSEYAGMDRMGILTGSLFAALIGYAVTAAASRKNPQLPA is encoded by the coding sequence TTGCCTCTGCGTAGCACTTTCACGCGTTTCTTTCAGTTGGAAGCTGCCAGCGGTCTGTTATTGATTGCCGCTGCCGTGCTTGCCCTGATCATCAACAACTCACCGCTGTCCTGGCTGTACAACAGCCTGCTGGACACTCCCGTGGTCGCCCAGGTCGGCGCCCTGAAAATCGCCAAGCCCCTGCTGCTGTGGATCAACGACGGCCTGATGGCCATGTTCTTCCTGCTGATCGGCCTGGAGGTCAAGCGCGAGGTCCTCGACGGCCACCTATCCAAGCCTTCGCAGATTGTCCTGCCGGGCGCCGCCGCCATCGGCGGCATGGTGGTGCCGGCGCTGATCTACTGGTTCCTCAACAAGGACAACCCGCCAGCGCTCAGCGGCTGGGCGATTCCCATGGCCACCGACATCGCCTTCGCCCTCGGCGTACTGGCCCTGCTGGGCAAGCGGGTGCCGGTGTCGCTGAAACTGTTCCTGATGACGCTGGCGATCATCGATGACCTGGGGGCCATCATCGTCATCGCGATTTTCTACTCCGGCGCCCTGTCGACCCTGTCGCTGATGCTCGCCGCGGCCTGCCTGGTAGCGCTGGTGGCGATGAACCGCCTGGGGGTGGTCAAGCTCGGACCGTACATGATCATCGGTCTGATTCTCTGGGTCTGTGTGCTCAAGAGTGGCGTCCACGCGACCCTGGCCGGCGTGACCCTGGCCTTCTGCATCCCGCTGCGCACCCGCAATGCCGAGCCTTCGCCGCTGCTGAGCCTGGAGCATGCGCTGCATCCGTGGGTCGCCTACGGCATCCTGCCGCTGTTCGCCTTCGCCAATGCCGGCCTGTCGCTGCAAGGCATCACCGTGGAAAGCTTCACCCACTACGTGCCCATGGGCATCGCCATCGGCCTGCTGCTGGGCAAGACCGTCGGCGTGTTCGGCCTGACCTGGCTGGCGGTGAAGATGGGTCTGGCCGCCCTCCCCGGCGGCGCCAACTGGGGCCAGGTGCTGGGCGTGGCGATTCTCTGCGGGATCGGCTTCACCATGAGCCTGTTTGTCGGCTCCCTGGCCTTCGTACCCGGTAGCAGCGAATACGCCGGCATGGACCGCATGGGCATCCTCACCGGCTCGCTCTTCGCCGCCCTGATCGGCTACGCCGTAACGGCCGCGGCCAGCCGCAAGAACCCACAACTGCCGGCATAA
- a CDS encoding PLP-dependent cysteine synthase family protein, which yields MSDNRQWAREAIRIIEADFQRSADTHLIPLPLPGLPGIELYFKDESSHPTGSLKHRLARSLFLYALCNGWLKPGAPVIEASSGSTAISEAYFARLLGLPFIAVMPATTSQEKIAQIAFYGGKSHLVQDPTQIYAESERLARESGGHFMDQFTYAERATDWRANNNIAESIFQQLRFERYPEPKWLISSPGTGGTTATLGRYVRYRQHCTRVLCADAERSVFFDYYQSGDASLRLDCGSRIEGIGRPRVEASFLPKVIDAMVKVPDALSLAAMHYLAQRLGRRVGGSSGTNLIGALMAAQQMKQAGESGSIVAILCDGGERYATTYYDQDWLTAQGYQLTALIEAVAASVERGEALPASVLRAGI from the coding sequence ATGAGCGACAACCGTCAGTGGGCCCGCGAGGCCATCCGGATCATCGAAGCCGACTTCCAGCGCAGTGCCGATACCCATCTGATCCCCTTGCCCCTGCCGGGTCTGCCGGGCATCGAGCTGTATTTCAAGGACGAGTCCAGCCATCCCACCGGCAGCCTCAAGCATCGCCTGGCGCGTTCGTTGTTCCTCTATGCACTGTGTAACGGCTGGCTCAAGCCCGGGGCGCCGGTGATCGAGGCGTCCAGCGGTTCGACGGCGATTTCCGAAGCCTATTTCGCGCGCCTGCTGGGCTTGCCGTTCATTGCGGTGATGCCGGCCACTACCTCCCAGGAAAAGATCGCGCAGATCGCCTTCTACGGCGGCAAGAGCCACCTGGTGCAGGACCCGACGCAGATCTACGCCGAGTCGGAGCGCCTGGCCCGGGAGAGCGGCGGGCATTTCATGGACCAGTTCACCTACGCCGAGCGCGCCACCGACTGGCGGGCGAACAACAACATCGCCGAGTCGATCTTCCAGCAGCTGCGTTTCGAGCGTTACCCGGAGCCCAAATGGCTGATCTCCAGCCCGGGCACCGGCGGCACCACCGCCACCCTGGGGCGTTATGTGCGTTATCGCCAGCATTGCACCCGGGTACTCTGCGCCGACGCCGAGCGTTCGGTGTTCTTCGATTATTACCAGAGCGGTGACGCCAGCCTGCGCCTGGACTGTGGCTCGCGCATCGAAGGGATCGGTCGGCCACGGGTCGAGGCGTCGTTCCTGCCCAAGGTGATCGATGCGATGGTCAAGGTGCCGGATGCCCTGTCGCTGGCGGCCATGCATTACCTGGCGCAGCGCCTGGGGCGGAGGGTGGGCGGCTCCAGCGGTACCAACCTGATCGGCGCGCTGATGGCGGCGCAGCAGATGAAACAGGCCGGCGAGAGTGGTTCGATCGTCGCCATCCTGTGTGACGGTGGCGAGCGTTATGCGACCACCTATTACGATCAGGACTGGCTGACCGCCCAGGGTTACCAGTTGACGGCCTTGATCGAGGCGGTGGCAGCGAGTGTGGAACGTGGCGAGGCGTTGCCGGCCAGCGTATTGCGCGCTGGCATCTGA